The following nucleotide sequence is from Pelagibaculum spongiae.
AAATACAGTCGATAACAAAGCCATCGAGCTGGGTATTCCAGTTCATGAGCGGGTTGAAGCATTGTCGTTAATTCATGATGGCAAGCGCTGCCACGGTGCAGTGGTTCGCGATTTAATTAGTGGTGAATTATTTGCTTATATTGCCCGCGCAACCACCGTTGCCACCGGCGGTTATGGCCGAATTTATTCGGTATCGACCAATGCCGTGATTTGCGAAGGCATCGGCCAAGCCATTGCGCTAGAAACTGGCGTTGCACAATTAGGCAATATGGAAGCGGTGCAATTTCACCCAACCGCAATTGTTCCCGTTGGTATTTTAACCACCGAAGGTTGCCGGGGTGATGGCGGTTTATTACGCGATAAAGACGGTTACCGCTTTATGCCCGACTATGAGCCAGAGAAAAAAGAATTGGCTTCGCGCGATGTGGTTTCTCGCCGTATGACCGAACACATGCGAAAAGGCAAGGGTGTCGATAGTCCTTATGGTCCACATTTATGGCTCGATATTACGTTACTAGGCCGGGAGCATATCGAAAAGAATTTACGTGAAGTAAAAGAAATTTGTGAAAGCTTTTTAGGCATAGATCCAGCCGAAGAATATATTCCGGTTCGGCCAACCCAGCATTACTCCATGGGTGGCATTAAAACCAATGCCAAGGGCATGAGCCCGACTTTAGAAGGTTTATTCTCAGTCGGTGAAGCAGCTTGTTGGGATATGCACGGATTTAACCGATTGGGCGGAAATTCATTGGCGGAAACTGTAGTGGCAGGAATGATTGTCGGTGAATATGTTGCTGAGTTCTGCCACGAAACTGATTTAATTGTTGATACCGGATTAATTAAAACCAGCGTAGATAAACTACAGCAAGAAATTGATCAATTATTAGAAAGTAAAGCCGGTGAAAATGTATTTGAGATAAAAGAGCAAATGCAACAAGTCATGATGAATTATGTTGGTATTTTCCGAAATGGAGATGAACTAACTAAAGCGGTTTCAGAATTACGTGACTTATTACGCCGCTCAAGAAAAATTCAACTGAAATGTAAAAAGCGCCATTCTAACCCAGAACTGGTCGAAGCGTTACGGGTGCGCCGAATGCTTAAAGTAGCGCTATGTGTTGCCAAAGGTGCCCGCGACCGGACCGAAAGCCGCGGTGCCCATGCCCGGGAAGATTTCCCCGAGCGAAATGACCGCGACTGGTTAAAGCGTACTTTAGCCAACTGGTCAGCAGAAGGTGAACTGGAGCCAGAGCTGAGCTACGAAGCGCTCGATATTATGAAAATGGAAATTCCACCGGGTTATCGTGGTTACGGTATCAACAATGCGATTCATCATTCAGACACCGAAAAGCGTCTGGCTGAAATTGAAGCCATTGTTAAAAATCTGCCAGAAAATGCCACCCGCGAGCAAAAACAAGCCGCCATTATGGCGTTTGATTTGCCGATTGATTTAGGTGAGCCAAACCAGCGAGCTGATATGACAGCAATCAACCAACAGGAGGCTAAATAATGGCGAAAGGTCGTATTGTCACCTTCAAAATATTCCGCTTCGACCCGCAGGTTGATGACAAACCAAGAATGGTTTCTTATCAGCTGGAAGAAGCACCGGGCATGACGGTTTTTATCGCATTAAATAAAATCCGTGCCGAGCAAGACCCATCATTACAATTTGATTTTGTTTGTCGCGCTGGCATTTGTGGCAGCTGTGCCATGGTAATTAATGGCTTACCGACTTTAGCCTGCAGAACTTTAACCAGTAAATTTGAAAACCCGGAACTGACATTAATGCCATTGCCCGGTTTTGAATTAATTGGCGATTTATCGGTAAACACCGGTAAGTTTATGCGTGAGCTAGCCGAGCGATTGGCATTGTATCTTCACCCTAAAAATGAAGACGACAATATTCACGCAGTGGAACAACGCATAGAACCGGAAGAAGCAGAAAAGGTTTATGAACTGGACCGCTGCGTAGAATGCGGCTGCTGTGTATCGGCCTGTGCCACCAAACAAATGCGTGAAACCTTTGTCGGTGCGGTCGGTATGATGAAACTGTCTCGCTTCGCTTTAGATAGCCGCGATGCCCGTGACGATGATGATTTTTACCATGTGTTGGGTAATCAAGACGGTGTGTTTGGCTGCATGAGCTTGCTCGGTTGCCAAGACACTTGCCCGAAAGATTTGCCGCATATGGAACAAATTGCTTATATGCGAAGGAAAGTGGCGGGGATACCTATTTTTAATAAATAACAGTTGCTTTAAAAATGGTGCGTTATTTTTAGCATAAAAAAACCCGGCAATAATCAATGCCGGGTTTTTTTATAGCCAATTATTGAGTTTATAAGTCATTAATTGACACAGCTATACCTGTTATTTTTTCACCACCGCTATTTTTAGTATAAACAGCAAGTTTAGAAGCAAAGGCTGGCTTTATCGTATTGTTTGGTATGCGAAATGTAAGATTGTTTCTATTATTAGCTTCCAATGAAATTATCGGTAGATCGTACAATCGATCACCAGCAGCATCAGCCCAGTAAAGCACGTAGTGAGTAATGTTGGTTTCATCTGGTGCGGCAGCTATTGTTACCGTGCCACTTAATTTACCTGCATTTGGATCAGTGTCGGTGAAACTAATTGCTGCAGCATCTAATATTGGCAGACCTATATCACTAATTGTTACAA
It contains:
- a CDS encoding fumarate reductase flavoprotein subunit, with amino-acid sequence MKIIYTDSLVIGAGLAGLRVAIACKKQGLDTQVLSLVPAKRSHSAAAQGGMQASLANTTKGQGDDEDVHFMDTVKGSDWGCDQEVARMFAHVAPKAVRQLASWGVPWSRIKKGPRQVVVNAEKVTIEEAEQAHGLINARDFGGTKKWRTCYSSDGTGHALLNTVDNKAIELGIPVHERVEALSLIHDGKRCHGAVVRDLISGELFAYIARATTVATGGYGRIYSVSTNAVICEGIGQAIALETGVAQLGNMEAVQFHPTAIVPVGILTTEGCRGDGGLLRDKDGYRFMPDYEPEKKELASRDVVSRRMTEHMRKGKGVDSPYGPHLWLDITLLGREHIEKNLREVKEICESFLGIDPAEEYIPVRPTQHYSMGGIKTNAKGMSPTLEGLFSVGEAACWDMHGFNRLGGNSLAETVVAGMIVGEYVAEFCHETDLIVDTGLIKTSVDKLQQEIDQLLESKAGENVFEIKEQMQQVMMNYVGIFRNGDELTKAVSELRDLLRRSRKIQLKCKKRHSNPELVEALRVRRMLKVALCVAKGARDRTESRGAHAREDFPERNDRDWLKRTLANWSAEGELEPELSYEALDIMKMEIPPGYRGYGINNAIHHSDTEKRLAEIEAIVKNLPENATREQKQAAIMAFDLPIDLGEPNQRADMTAINQQEAK
- a CDS encoding fumarate reductase iron-sulfur subunit, encoding MAKGRIVTFKIFRFDPQVDDKPRMVSYQLEEAPGMTVFIALNKIRAEQDPSLQFDFVCRAGICGSCAMVINGLPTLACRTLTSKFENPELTLMPLPGFELIGDLSVNTGKFMRELAERLALYLHPKNEDDNIHAVEQRIEPEEAEKVYELDRCVECGCCVSACATKQMRETFVGAVGMMKLSRFALDSRDARDDDDFYHVLGNQDGVFGCMSLLGCQDTCPKDLPHMEQIAYMRRKVAGIPIFNK